In one Streptomyces sp. NBC_00597 genomic region, the following are encoded:
- the epsC gene encoding serine O-acetyltransferase EpsC gives MTTCETTPKDDLRDGEPYEDRRPLRDVLREDVQTVLDKDPAAGSRAEVLLYPHIHALWTYRLAHWLWGRGHRVCARALSLLARAVSGIEIHPGARIGRRFFVDHGTAVVIGETVRIGDDVMLYHQVTLGSVGWWKDLRRPSGSRRHPVVGDRVVIGTGASVLGPVTIGADSRIGAHSVVLDDLPPRSRVVAAASAALPPLDTAAPADAAALAPSALILPEGTHAS, from the coding sequence ATGACCACATGTGAGACGACCCCGAAGGACGACCTGCGGGACGGCGAGCCGTACGAGGACCGGCGCCCGCTGCGCGACGTGCTGCGCGAGGACGTGCAGACCGTCCTCGACAAGGACCCGGCCGCCGGCTCCCGCGCCGAGGTGCTGCTCTACCCGCACATCCACGCCCTGTGGACCTACCGGCTCGCGCACTGGCTATGGGGCCGCGGCCACCGGGTCTGCGCCCGCGCCCTGTCCCTGCTGGCCCGCGCCGTCTCCGGCATCGAGATCCACCCCGGGGCACGGATCGGCCGCCGCTTCTTCGTCGACCACGGCACGGCCGTCGTCATCGGCGAGACCGTCCGGATCGGCGACGACGTGATGCTCTACCACCAGGTCACGCTCGGCTCGGTCGGCTGGTGGAAGGACCTGCGCCGGCCCTCCGGCTCGCGCCGCCACCCCGTCGTCGGCGACCGCGTCGTCATCGGTACCGGGGCCAGCGTCCTCGGCCCGGTCACCATCGGCGCCGACTCCCGGATCGGCGCGCACTCGGTCGTCCTCGACGACCTGCCGCCGCGCAGCCGCGTCGTCGCCGCCGCCTCCGCCGCCCTGCCGCCGCTCGACACCGCCGCCCCGGCGGACGCCGCGGCCCTCGCCCCCTCCGCCCTGATCCTCCCCGAAGGAACCCACGCGTCATGA
- a CDS encoding SidA/IucD/PvdA family monooxygenase: MTTHDTTVQDLVVAGFGPSGIALAAAVEDHDDATGTAPLAARYLERAADSAWQPNLVLPGTDIQHHFLRDFATPRDARSRFTFPHYLQQSGRFYPFTLMGGYVSRLEWSDYVQWAAAQVRGAVDYHREVLGVEPVTGSDGRVRTARVLSRDTRDGSLHTVEGRNVALATGHEAYVPELFRPHLGERVFHASKLLPGLAALGDRPLRSIAVIGAGQTAGEIVLHLAAQHPDAEIHSVVRHAGFRMYELGHFSNEVYFPDETDYFYGLEGDQRERALDQARATNYAAVDPDVSTALYQAVYQDRFTGRQRLHMHKRTEVTDVERAPDGRVLLRTAEVFTGGAGLIEADVVIVCTGYREAALPRQLAAFVPHLRLDAQGRPEVTRAYRALTGDDCEVGIYLDGLTEWRHGIGSATSFSQMAAKADTIHRDLRARLRQPVAA; this comes from the coding sequence GTGACGACGCACGACACCACCGTCCAGGACCTGGTGGTGGCCGGCTTCGGCCCCTCCGGGATCGCGCTCGCCGCCGCCGTCGAGGACCACGACGACGCCACCGGTACGGCCCCGCTGGCCGCCCGCTACCTGGAGAGGGCCGCCGACTCCGCCTGGCAGCCCAACCTGGTCCTGCCCGGCACCGACATCCAGCACCACTTCCTGCGCGACTTCGCCACCCCGCGCGACGCCCGCTCCCGCTTCACCTTCCCCCACTACCTCCAGCAGAGCGGCCGCTTCTACCCGTTCACGCTGATGGGCGGCTACGTCAGCCGCCTGGAGTGGTCGGACTACGTGCAGTGGGCCGCCGCCCAGGTCCGCGGCGCCGTCGACTACCACCGCGAGGTGCTGGGCGTCGAGCCCGTCACCGGCTCCGACGGCCGCGTCCGCACCGCCCGCGTCCTGTCCCGGGACACCCGCGACGGCTCCCTGCACACCGTGGAGGGCCGCAACGTCGCGCTCGCCACCGGCCACGAGGCTTACGTACCGGAGCTCTTCCGCCCGCACCTGGGCGAGCGGGTCTTCCACGCCTCCAAGCTGCTGCCGGGACTGGCGGCCCTCGGCGACCGGCCGCTGCGCAGCATCGCCGTCATCGGTGCCGGGCAGACCGCGGGCGAGATCGTCCTGCACCTGGCCGCGCAGCACCCGGACGCCGAGATCCACTCCGTGGTGCGCCACGCGGGCTTCCGGATGTACGAGCTCGGCCACTTCAGCAACGAGGTGTACTTCCCCGACGAGACCGACTACTTCTACGGACTCGAAGGCGACCAGCGCGAACGCGCCCTGGACCAGGCCCGCGCCACCAACTACGCGGCCGTCGACCCCGACGTCTCCACCGCCCTCTACCAGGCCGTCTACCAGGACCGGTTCACCGGCCGGCAGCGCCTGCACATGCACAAGCGGACCGAGGTCACCGACGTGGAGCGGGCCCCGGACGGCCGGGTGCTGCTGCGCACCGCCGAGGTGTTCACCGGCGGGGCCGGCCTGATCGAGGCCGACGTCGTGATCGTCTGCACCGGCTACCGCGAGGCCGCCCTCCCCCGCCAGCTCGCCGCGTTCGTCCCCCACCTGCGTCTGGACGCGCAGGGCCGGCCCGAGGTCACCCGCGCCTACCGCGCCCTCACCGGCGACGACTGCGAAGTCGGGATCTACCTCGACGGGCTCACCGAATGGCGGCACGGCATCGGCAGCGCCACCTCCTTCAGCCAGATGGCCGCCAAGGCCGACACCATCCACCGCGACCTGCGCGCCCGCCTGCGCCAGCCCGTCGCCGCCTGA
- a CDS encoding FAD-binding oxidoreductase — MSPIVHAHADAIVVGGGVIGAAIAHQLALAGVGRIVLCDQGRVNAQGATSRSGGLLRLHHTSVADTRLAARSLPVFEQWSDIIGGCCGYRRTGFVMIVGENHADDLRYNAAASADAAGYRRVEVIDPAELKEIYPGLRTDGVALAAYEPEGGYADPMAASASLLTAAYRLGVSPSEGIRAVKVLEKAGTVTGVLTSIGRIDAPLVVLAGGAWGSAPAEYLGIHIPVTARRIGLAQAELPGAGRRGSAASVPTCIDDTTGSYFRPDGLDRFYFGVPSKPDTELGRDVEPLTESELESAIAAIADRVPAAATAPLAGTRSGLDGYTPDKRPVVGAAGPDGLYLALGFSGGGFKLAPAVAELAAKEIVEGGAVPGKAVQELLEPYRPQRFLAGRPIRPEAPYDHM; from the coding sequence ATGAGCCCCATCGTCCACGCGCACGCCGACGCCATCGTCGTCGGCGGCGGGGTGATCGGCGCGGCCATCGCGCACCAGCTCGCCCTCGCCGGCGTCGGCCGGATCGTCCTGTGCGACCAGGGCCGGGTCAACGCCCAGGGCGCCACCTCCCGCTCCGGCGGACTCCTGCGGCTGCACCACACGTCCGTCGCCGACACCCGCCTCGCCGCCCGCAGCCTGCCCGTCTTCGAGCAGTGGTCGGACATCATCGGCGGCTGCTGCGGCTACCGCCGCACCGGATTCGTCATGATCGTCGGCGAGAACCACGCCGACGACCTGCGCTACAACGCCGCCGCCTCCGCGGACGCCGCCGGATACCGCCGCGTCGAGGTCATCGACCCCGCCGAACTGAAGGAGATCTACCCCGGCCTGCGGACCGACGGCGTCGCCCTCGCCGCGTACGAGCCCGAGGGCGGCTACGCCGACCCGATGGCCGCCTCCGCCTCCCTCCTCACCGCCGCCTACCGGCTCGGCGTCTCCCCCTCCGAGGGCATCCGCGCAGTGAAGGTGCTGGAGAAGGCGGGCACCGTCACCGGCGTCCTCACCTCCATCGGCCGCATCGACGCCCCGCTGGTGGTCCTGGCCGGCGGAGCCTGGGGCTCGGCGCCCGCCGAGTACCTGGGCATCCACATCCCCGTCACCGCGCGCCGGATCGGCCTGGCCCAGGCCGAACTGCCCGGCGCCGGCCGGCGCGGATCGGCCGCCTCCGTACCGACCTGCATCGACGACACCACCGGCAGCTACTTCCGGCCCGACGGCCTCGACCGCTTCTACTTCGGCGTCCCCAGCAAGCCCGACACCGAACTGGGCCGCGACGTGGAACCGCTGACCGAGAGCGAGCTGGAGTCCGCGATCGCCGCGATCGCCGACCGGGTACCGGCCGCCGCCACCGCCCCGCTCGCGGGCACCCGCTCCGGCCTCGACGGCTACACCCCCGACAAGCGCCCCGTCGTCGGCGCGGCCGGCCCCGACGGGCTGTACCTGGCCCTCGGCTTCAGCGGCGGCGGCTTCAAGCTGGCCCCCGCCGTGGCCGAGCTCGCGGCCAAGGAGATCGTCGAGGGCGGGGCCGTCCCCGGCAAGGCCGTCCAGGAGCTGCTGGAGCCGTACCGGCCGCAGCGCTTCCTCGCGGGCCGCCCGATCCGTCCGGAGGCCCCGTATGACCACATGTGA
- a CDS encoding diaminobutyrate--2-oxoglutarate transaminase family protein → MTATIDTPVSGPRVYTAPVINGPLPGPLSAELLDRQAGRESNSRSYPRKLPMAIRRGRGSYVEDLDGNVFLDFLSGAGVLSLGHNHPEPLAAAHRQLDEFVHGLDFPTPVKDEFTDLTIGMLPEPMRERTRIHFCGPTGANAVDAALKLCKTATGREEIITFQGGFHGATLAAMSVTGLVEQKEPVRGRMPGVHFFPYSNCHNCPLGLKRDACQVNCAAFLEKALTDVNGGITLPAAVIMELVQGEGGVIPAEVEFVQRIREVTRRLGIPLIVDEVQSGCGRTGTWFAFEQYGIEPDVVCASKALSGMGLPASVILYDEKLDVWKPGAHSGTFRGNQPAFAAGVATMKVVQRERVLENVRARADQLMVHLQGLREVTPYVADVRGLGLMTGVELTDPATGLPSDALAKRVQWEAVSRGLIIELGGRDDCVVRMLPPLNCSAREIDQAGRIIRESLTAALAALDLPTGGAL, encoded by the coding sequence CGGTCTCGGGCCCTCGGGTCTACACGGCCCCCGTGATCAACGGCCCGCTGCCCGGGCCGCTCAGTGCCGAGCTGCTGGACCGGCAGGCCGGCCGCGAGTCCAACTCCCGCTCCTACCCTCGCAAACTGCCGATGGCGATCCGCCGCGGCCGCGGCTCGTACGTCGAGGACCTCGACGGGAACGTCTTCCTCGACTTCCTCAGCGGCGCCGGCGTGCTGTCCCTGGGCCACAACCACCCCGAGCCGCTCGCCGCCGCGCACCGCCAGCTCGACGAGTTCGTGCACGGGCTGGACTTCCCCACCCCGGTCAAGGACGAGTTCACCGACCTGACCATCGGGATGCTGCCGGAGCCGATGCGCGAGCGCACCCGGATCCACTTCTGCGGGCCGACCGGAGCCAACGCCGTCGACGCCGCCCTCAAGCTGTGCAAGACCGCCACCGGCCGCGAGGAGATCATCACCTTCCAGGGCGGCTTCCACGGCGCGACCCTGGCCGCGATGAGCGTCACCGGCCTCGTCGAGCAGAAGGAACCGGTCCGCGGCCGGATGCCGGGCGTGCACTTCTTCCCGTACTCCAACTGCCACAACTGCCCCCTCGGCCTCAAGCGGGACGCCTGCCAGGTCAACTGCGCCGCGTTCCTGGAGAAGGCGCTGACCGACGTCAACGGCGGGATCACCCTGCCCGCCGCCGTGATCATGGAGCTGGTGCAGGGCGAGGGCGGGGTCATCCCGGCCGAGGTCGAGTTCGTCCAGCGGATCCGCGAGGTCACCCGGCGGCTCGGCATCCCGCTCATCGTCGACGAGGTGCAGAGCGGCTGCGGCCGCACCGGCACCTGGTTCGCCTTCGAGCAGTACGGCATCGAGCCCGACGTCGTGTGCGCCTCCAAGGCCCTGTCCGGCATGGGCCTGCCCGCCTCCGTGATCCTCTACGACGAGAAGCTCGACGTCTGGAAGCCCGGCGCCCACTCCGGCACCTTCCGCGGCAACCAGCCCGCCTTCGCCGCCGGCGTCGCCACCATGAAGGTCGTCCAGCGCGAGCGCGTCCTGGAGAACGTCCGGGCCCGCGCCGACCAGCTGATGGTCCACCTCCAGGGCCTGCGCGAGGTCACCCCGTACGTGGCCGACGTACGCGGCCTCGGCCTGATGACCGGCGTCGAGCTGACCGACCCGGCTACCGGGCTGCCCTCCGACGCACTCGCCAAGCGCGTCCAATGGGAGGCCGTCAGCCGCGGCCTGATCATCGAGCTCGGCGGCCGCGACGACTGCGTCGTGCGCATGCTGCCGCCGCTGAACTGCTCGGCCCGCGAGATCGACCAGGCCGGCCGGATCATCCGCGAGTCCCTGACCGCCGCCCTGGCCGCGCTCGACCTGCCGACCGGCGGTGCCCTGTGA
- a CDS encoding cupin domain-containing protein gives MHIFTAHEDDMVFEEPYNVSGRRIFPWPEAVEEPNWGGAWVDVAPGATSTPHDHDENEMFFIVEGSGVMRIGDETRRVRAGETVFITPFQDHDLTNDGDVRLRFVTIWWGGSDAVARDRAKWAAEFGITDPAARPAAQNTPDAPADPRQVVA, from the coding sequence ATGCACATCTTCACCGCCCACGAGGACGACATGGTCTTCGAGGAGCCGTACAACGTCAGCGGCCGGCGGATCTTCCCCTGGCCCGAGGCCGTCGAGGAGCCCAACTGGGGCGGCGCCTGGGTCGACGTGGCGCCCGGCGCCACCTCCACCCCGCACGACCACGACGAGAACGAGATGTTCTTCATCGTCGAGGGCAGCGGGGTCATGCGGATCGGCGACGAGACCCGCCGGGTCCGCGCCGGCGAGACCGTGTTCATCACCCCCTTCCAGGACCACGACCTGACCAACGACGGCGACGTGCGCCTGCGCTTCGTCACCATCTGGTGGGGCGGCTCCGACGCCGTCGCCCGGGACCGCGCCAAGTGGGCCGCCGAGTTCGGCATCACGGACCCGGCGGCCCGCCCGGCAGCGCAGAACACCCCCGACGCCCCCGCGGACCCCCGGCAGGTGGTGGCATGA